A genome region from Vulpes lagopus strain Blue_001 chromosome 7, ASM1834538v1, whole genome shotgun sequence includes the following:
- the ZSWIM4 gene encoding zinc finger SWIM domain-containing protein 4 isoform X2, whose product MYSSLGYQPPEGEHDARVPFTRGLHLLQSGAVDRVLQVGFHLSGNIRELGGPGEPERLYHVSISFDRCKITSVSCGCDNRDLFYCAHVVALSLYRIRHARQVELRLPISETLSQMNRDQLQKFVQYLISAHHTEVLPTAQRLADEILLLGSEINLVHGAPDPTAGAGIEDANCWHLDEEQIQEQVKQLLSNGGYYGASQQLRSMFCKVREMLRMRDSNGARMLILMTEQFLQDPRLALWRQQGAGMTDKCRQLWDELGALWVCVVLSPHCKPEERASWLQLLGKWDKLDVCPLEEGNYSFDGPSLQPTVAISPGPEEEEEEEEAVATGSRHTVFGRALQAGSLHWSDAHLQRILASDSYGPSLTGTISGEKPTFDPQGRPLWLGEPFPTACARVDTLRAHGYPRQALRLAGAIINTLRLQRRHQLESYKQQKKELLQKGNTCITNTEGWVGHPLDPIGCLCRALLEACRLEEETLALYPDSGPEKRKAAYQHVPVPGSPGESYLALALEVALLGLGQQRALPEGLYAQDKVVRSEEQLLALLEEVELDERLVQVLRKQAGLLLEGGPFSGFGEVLFRESVPMHTCARYLFTALLPHDPDLAYRLALRAMRLPVLETAFPAGEPHPNPLDSIMSNRFPRWFILGHLETRQCELASAMLTAAKGDPKWLHAVLGSIQQNIHSPALLFKLAQDACKTATPASAPPDTTLLGIALELGLQVMRMTLNTMTWRRREMVRWLVSCATEIGPQALMNIMQNWYSLFTPVEAATIVAVTGTTHATLSRLQLDAPRREELWACARTLALQCAMKDPQNCALPALTLCEKNHAAFEAAYQIVLDAAAGGLGHAHLFTVARYMEHRGLPLRAYKLATLALAQLSIAFNQDSHPAVNDVLWACSLSHSLGRHELSAIVPLIIRSIHCAPMLSDILRRWTLSAPGLGPLGARRAAKPLGADRAPLCQLLDAAVAAYIATSHSRLTHISPRHYGDFIEFLGQARETFLLAPDGHLQFAQFLENLKQTYKGKKKLMLLVRERFG is encoded by the exons GGTTCCATCTGAGCGGAAACATCCGGGAGCTGGGGGGCCCCGGAGAGCCGGAGCGCCTCTACCACGTCTCCATCAGCTTTGACCGCTGCAAGATCACGTCTGTGAGCTGTGGCTGTGACAACCGTGACCTCTTCTACTGTGCCCATGTGGTGGCCCTGTCGCTGTACCGAATTCGGCACGCCCGCCAGGTGGAGCTGCGGCTGCCCATCTCCGAGACGCTGTCCCAGATGAACAGAGACCAGCTGCAGAAGTTCGTGCAGTACCTCATCAGCGCCCACCACACCGAGGTGCTGCCCACCGCCCAGCGCCTGGCAGACGAGATCCTCCTGCTGGGCTCTGAGATCAACCTAGTGCACG GCGCCCCAGACCCCACGGCGGGCGCGGGCATCGAGGACGCCAACTGCTGGCACCTGGACGAGGAGCAGATCCAGGAGCAGGTGAAGCAGCTGTTGTCCAACGGCGGCTACTACGGCGCCAGCCAGCAGCTGCGCTCCATGTTCTGCAAG GTGCGGGAGATGCTGCGGATGCGGGACTCCAACGGGGCGCGCATGCTGATCCTCATGACGGAGCAGTTCCTGCAGGACCCGCGCCTGGCCCTGTGGCGGCAGCAGGGCGCGGGCATGACCGACAAGTGCCGGCAGCTATGGGACGAGCTGG ggGCCCTGTGGGTGTGTGTCGTCCTGAGCCCCCACTGCAAACCAGAGGAACGGGCGAGCTGGCTCCAGCTGCTTGGCAAGTGGGACAAGCTGGATGTGTGCCCGCTGGAAGAGGGGAACTACTCTTTCGATGGACCCAGCCTGCAGCCCACCGTGGCCATCAGCCCAG gcccagaggaagaggaggaagaggaggaggcggTGGCCACAGGTTCCCGCCACACTGTCTTCGGCCGCGCCCTGCAGGCGGGATCATTGCACTGGAGTGACGCCCACCTGCAGAGGATCCTGGCCAGCGACTCTTACGGCCCCAGTCTCACGGGCACCATCAGTGGTGAAAAGCCAACCTTTGATCCCCAGGGCCGTCCACTGTGGCTGGGCGAGCCCTTCCCCACTGCCTGCGCCCGAGTGGACACCCTGCGTGCCCATGGATACCCCCGCCAGGCCCTGCGGCTGGCAGGTGCCATCATCAACACACTCCGGCTCCAGCGGCGGCATCAGCTTGAAAGCTACAAGCAGCAAAAAAAAG AGCTGCTGCAGAAAGGTAACACCTGCATCACCAACACGGAAGGATGGGTGGGCCACCCCCTGGACCCCATCGGCTGCCTCTGCAGGGCGCTGCTGGAAGCCTGCCGCCTAGAGGAGGAGACCCTCGCCCTTTACCCAG ACTCAGGCCCCGAGAAGCGGAAGGCGGCCTACCAGCACGTGCCAGTGCCCGGGAGCCCTGGGGAGTCCTACTTGGCGCTGGCCCTCGAGGTGGCtctgctgggcctggggcagcagcGGGCCCTGCCGGAGGGGCTGTACGCCCAAGACAAGGTGGTGCGCAGCGAGGAGCAGCTGCTGGCCCTGCTGGAGGAGGTGGAGCTGGACGAGCGGCTGGTACAGGTGCTGCGCAAGCAGGCGGGGCTGCTGCTGGAAG GGGGTCCCTTCAGCGGCTTCGGTGAGGTGCTGTTCCGAGAGAGCGTCCCCATGCACACCTGTGCCCGCTACCTGTTCACCGCGCTGCTGCCCCACGACCCCGACCTGGCCTACCGCCTGGCCCTGCGAGCCATGAG gcTGCCTGTACTGGAGACAGCATTTCCAGCTGGAGAACCTCACCCCAACCCACTGGACTCCATCATGAGCAACCGCTTCCCCCGCTGGTTCATCCTTGGCCACCTGGAGACACGCCAGTGCGAGCTGGCCTCTGCCATGCTGACAGCTGCCAAGG GAGACCCCAAGTGGCTGCATGCGGTATTGGGCTCCATCCAGCAGAACATCCACTCGCCTGCCCTGCTCTTCAAGCTGGCGCAGGACGCCTGCAAAACGGCCACCCCGGCCAGCGCACCTCCCGACACCACGCTGCTGGGCATTGCGCTGGAGCTGGGCCTgcag GTAATGAGGATGACCCTGAACACCATGACCTGGCGGCGGAGGGAGATGGTGCGTTGGCTGGTCAGCTGCGCCACAGAGATCG gcccaCAAGCCCTGATGAATATCATGCAGAACTGGTACTCCTTATTCACACCAGTGGAGGCTGCCACCATCGTGGCGGTGACGGGCACCACTCATGCCACGCTGTCGCGGCTGCAGCTGGATGCTCCTCGGCGGGAGGAGCTCTGGGCCTGTGCGCGCACCCTGGCCTTGCAGTGCGCCATGAAAGACCCGCAGAACTGCGCCCTGCCCGCCCTCACCCTCTGCGAGAAGAACCACGCGGCCTTCGAGGCAGCCTACCAGATCGTGCTGGACGCTGCGGCCGGCGGCCTGGGCCATGCCCACCTCTTCACCGTGGCCCGCTACATGGAGCACCGCGGCTTACCGCTGCGGGCCTACAAGCTGGCCACGCTGGCCCTGGCGCAGCTCAGCATCGCCTTCAACCAGGACAGCCACCCCGCCGTCAATGACGTGCTCTGGGCCTGCTCGCTCAGCCACTCGCTGGGCCGCCACGAGCTCTCGGCCATCGTCCCCCTCATCATCCGCAGCATCCACTGCGCCCCCATGCTCTCCGACATCCTGCGCCGCTGGACCCTCTCAGCACCtggcctggggcccctgggggcgcGCCGGGCCGCCAAGCCGCTGGGCGCCGACCGGGCGCCGCTCTGTCAGCTCCTGGACGCCGCGGTCGCGGCCTACATCGCCACCAGCCACTCCCGCCTCACGCACATCAGCCCGCGGCACTATGGCGACTTCATCGAGTTCCTGGGCCAGGCCCGTGAGACCTTCCTGCTGGCGCCTGATGGGCACCTGCAGTTCGCCCAGTTCTTGGAGAACCTGAAACAGACCTACAAGGGCAAGAAGAAGCTCATGCTCCTGGTACGGGAGCGTTTCGGCTGA
- the LOC121495790 gene encoding uncharacterized protein LOC121495790, which produces MVEGRARRWRARSVAVRGPLGILWLTLWGLKSKAGAGVWCGVAGRNGGWDVTCLVPLFITSDSVLTYSPLPGPVPPPPAPGGQRGPTHLPPSSSCLHPGWRLALGPARGASAESLGPLGKALVTGWEGGRWRAGRGLQPLVFSDPSCSERVESIWGPGLGAVVVAPPAEAAPDSFLEHGVGGQYSCRLVSCPHALSAERTRAHTRTSIHPSVWLGACFAPSAQGPIFSPRLQLPRTWPSLDTVSCGPEGRTIGNGGPGSGAPVWRCPIHERPGPFVPLGMGSGLGPGPGLCAGETPQETGLAKWPPFPFSSLGHECAVSLPEAAQGGRPPCRALSAPGASCWPHPVPPHPCAMAGWGSWGWDLLPVTNHIARDFQPTLSPASGAATTTTTTTTAAATAEDTAWGWG; this is translated from the exons ATGGTAGAAGGGCGTGCCCGTCGGTGGAGGGCTCGCAGTGTGGCTGTTAGGGGGCCCCTGGGAATTCTATGGCTGACCCTATGGGGATTAAAGTCGAAAGCAGGGGCTGGAGTTTGGTGTGGTGTGGCTGGGCGCAATGGGGGCTGGGATGTGACTTGCCTGGTTCCCCTATTTATAACAAGTGATTCAGTGCTCACTTACTCACCCCTTCCTGggcctgtccccccccccccagccccgggtGGGCAGCGGGGGCCCACCCACTTGCCACCGTCCAGCTCTTGCCTCCACCCAG GTTGGCGGCTGGCTCTGGGCCCGGCCCGGGGAGCCTCTGCGGAGAGTCTGGGCCCATTAGGCAAAGCGTTAGTGACAGGCTGGGAGGGCGGGCGGTGGCGGGCAGGGCGGGGCCTGCAGCCCTTGGTATTTTCCGATCCCAGCTGCTCCGAGAGGGTGGAAAGTATTTGGGGACCAGGCTTGGGGGCGGTGGTGGTGGCGCCCCCGGCGGAAGCTGCCCCTGATTCATTCTTggagcacggggtgggggggcagtacTCCTGCCGGCTTGTCTCCTGCCCCCACGCCCTGTCTGCAGAGCGCACTCGGGCTCACACGCgtacatccatccatccgtccgtgTGGCTTGGGGCCTGCTTTGCTCCCTCGGCCCAGGGGCCCATCTTCTCCCCACGCCTCCAGCTGCCAAGAACTTGGCCTTCCCTGGACACCGTCTCCTGTGGGCCCGAGGGGCGCACCATTGGTAACGGGGGTCCTGGCTCCGGGGCACCTGTGTGGCGGTGCCCCATCCATGAGAGACCCGGGCCTTTTGTGCCTTTGGGGATGGGGAGTGGCCTTGGCCCCGGCCCGGGGCTCTGTGCAGGGGAAACCCCACAGGAAACGGGCCTGGCCAAATGGCCGCCCTTCCCGTTCTCGTCCCTGGGACACGAATGTGCTGTCTCACTTCCGGAGGCGGCCCAGGGAGGCCGGCCGCCCTGCAGGGCCTTGTCTGCTCCCG gtGCCAGCTGCTGGCCCCACccggtgcccccccacccctgtgccaTGGCCGGCTGGGGTTCCTGGGGATGGGATTTGCTGCCTGTCACAAATCACATTGCCAGGGATTTCCAACCGACCCTGAGCCCTGCCTCTGgggctgccaccaccaccaccaccaccaccactgctgctgccactgctgaGGACACtgcctggggatggggatga